The Echinimonas agarilytica genomic sequence GCCTCAACACGGGTGATAAGTAGGCGTCGGCAACGCAGGTGTCGCCGCGACTGACCAGTTTAATCAGCGCGCTGGATTGATGGCTTAGTGACACTTGCATGAAGCCTATGTCACGCGCGATTTGACCTGCAATCAACTCGTGCTGAGGGTGTTGGTAGCTGTGCATAAACACAATGGCACAGCTGCGAAGGCCACTGGCATAGGCCTTACTCAAATCACGGTGTAGTGTTTTTGTGTCTAGGGCCGTTAAGATTTGACCGTTGTGATTTAACCGCTCAGTGGCTTCAATGACCTGCGAATAGAGTTGCTCTGGGCGAGACACAGCACGTTCAAATAAGTGGGGTCTATTCTGGTACCCGATCACCAGCGAATCAGCAAAGCCTTGGGTAATGACCAGTAGCGTCGGATCACCTTTGCGCTCCAGCAAAGCATTGGTCGCCACAGTTGTTCCCATTTTTACCACATCAATTGACGCATCCACCGCATTGTTTTTCGACAGAATACGGCGCACGCCTTCGGTGACCGCATCTTGGTACTGTTCGGCATGTTCAGAGAGTAATTTATGGACGTGCAACCTGCCGCAGGGGGACTTTCCTACAAGGTCGGTAAACGTTCCGCCACGATCAATCCAAAACTGCCAGTGTGCCATGCGGCTATATCCTTTATTCCATAATGGGCATCATGATCGCAATTCTTCGAAGTGGCGGCAACCGTTGTTCTGAGCGAATCCATTGCTGAGTATGAAACCGCTAAATTATCAAACACCTTGAGTCGCTTAGTTATATACTTGAAGCGCTAAATCTTGATTTAAATCGAAATGCAATTTGCATTCATTAGGCAACGAAAGGGACCATTCAATGGGGCATACATCGGGCATCAAATCTTTACTACATACGTTATTTATTGGCTTGTTTGCTATGGTGAGTGCTGTCACATCGGTGTGCGCGCAAGATCAACAACCACCGCCCAAAGCGTTTGTCACGGATAAGACCGTGGTGATCGCGACTCGCCATGCTCCGCCATTTAGTATTAAAACTGACGATGGATGGCAGGGCATTAGCATTGAATTGGTCAGACGCGTTGCTGCGAATACTGACTTAAAGTTTGAATTTAAAGAAATGAGCATTGAAGAAATGCTTACGGCTACCGCTCAAGGCGACATTCAAGCTGCGGCGGCGGCACTTACCATTACTGCTGAGCGTGAACGAACAGTCGATTTTACACATCCGTATTTAAGCTCGGGTATTGGTATAGCGGTAGTCAAAAGTGAAGATGTTGGAATTTTAGATGCCACGAAACGCTTTATATCGCCTGCATTTTTGAAGGCCGTGAGTGCATTGTTATTTGTGCTGGCCGTGATTGGCGTTTTAGTCTGGTTAGCCGAACGACGCCACAACGAAGAGTTTAATGAAGCGCCAGTCAGAGGTATTGCTGCCGGGTTATGGTGGTCGGCGGTGACTATGACAACGGTTGGATATGGTGATAAATCACCTCGCACTATGGGCGGCCGAGTGGTGGCGTTGGTATGGATGTTTGCCAGTATTATTATTATTTCAAGTTTTACCGCAGCGATTGCTACCTCGTTAACTGTTAATCAGTTAGGGCAGTCTATTAAAGGTCTTGATGACTTGTATGATAAGAAAGTCATGACATTGGCTCAAAGCACAAGTGCCGATCTATTGCATGATCAGCTTATTCGATACAGCACTGCTGACACCGTTGAAGATGCTTTGCAAGCTTTGGCAGATGGCGAGGTTTCGGCTGTTGTATATGACATTCCAATTCTTCAATACGCGGTGGGCAATGAGTTCAGCGAACAACTTCGAGTATTGCCAACTGTGCTTGCTCGCCAAGACTATGGTATTGCTTTGCCACCGAGTACGGTCGCCCGAGAAGTGATTAATCAAGAAATTCTGACCGTCATCGATGAGCCTGAATGGAACAATATGATGGATGTGTATTTGGGGCGCGCTAAATAATGGCCTGCCCCATATAAAGTAACCATCTTTGGGGCATTGATCGGATCAATTGAGTCCAAATTTACGTTTTAGAATCCAGTCGGTCAATTTGACCGGAAACAATGCGAGCAAGGGTAGAGCGTGACTTCCATTGGCAATTTTGAGGTATGCCGTTGGGGGCTTGTTGAGCGAATGAATAATTTTCACAGCAACGTCTCTGGCGGCAGTTGGGTGTTGTTGTGATGCATTTGCCCGAGCTTCAATGTAGTGCTTGAGGTGGCTAAATTTACTGTGCGTAGGAATCGCATCGAGCAGGCCTTTTTGAGCGTTGTTAGCAAATTCACTGGCGACAGCTCCCAATTGAACAGTGCACACCGACACTCCAAGTTCTGATAATTCCATTCTTAATGCATCTGACATGATTTGCAAAGCGGCCTTTGAACCACAGTAAGCACCAGCAAACGGAGTGCTGAGCTTGGCCGAGACACTGCCTATTTGAATGACTCGCCCTTGCCGTTTTGGAAATAACGGTAGCGTAGCCTTAATCATGGCTATTGGGGCGGTTACATTGGTGTTTAATTGCTGGTTGAGTTGCTCAGCCGACAAGTCCAATAAGGCTCCCATTTGACCATATCCAGCATTGTTGATGAGCACATCTATTTGCCCTCGCCATGATGCGGCTTGTTCCATGACATGGGCAATATTATTGGGTTGAGTTACATCGAGTGACAGGGTCAAAAGGTTTTCATGCGGCTCTATAGAGATGTCTTGTACACGACGTGCTGTGGCGATAACAGCGTAGCTTTGTTTTAGGGCTTGCCGAGCGAGAGCAAGCCCTAAACCGCTTGAACAGCCAGTCATTAATATCACGGGTTTAGGGGACATTTAAAGTCGTTGTGGTCTATGTGTTGAGTTTTAATTAAACGGGCAATTGGGGTTGCTTTGCAAATATTCCATGATCTTTTCTATTGGCATGGGTTTAGCAATGAGAAATCCTTGGCCTAAATGACAGCCTAACGATTTGAGTCGAACACCTTGTGACGGTGTTTCAATACCTTCGGCAATGACTGTGAGTCCTAACCGAGCGGCCAGAGAAATAATCATTTCAACGATTGATGCCACTTCTGGCTGCTCAATTTCACATACAAATGCGCGGTCAATTTTTATCGCATTAAGAGGTAACTGTTTCAGGTAGCTTAGGCTTGAATAGCCTGTTCCAAAGTCATCAATGGCGACCTTGACGCCCAGCGACTGTAGTTCCTCGAGAATATTGATGACCGATTTAGGGTCGTCCATCACAACGCTCTCTGTCACTTCCAGTTCGAGCTTGGTGGGGTCAATGCCGTGGTGCGCCATTTGTTGGTGAATATTGTGGGAAAAATCGTCTTTTCTAAATTGCTGCATTGAAATGTTGATCGCGATCCGAACATCAATTTCCTGTTCTGAAAATTGTTTGAGCTGTGCGCATGCCGTGTCGATCACAGAGCTACCTATTTCATTAATTAATCCGGAGTATTCGGCAAGAGGAATGAACGTAGCCGGTGAAACAAAGCGACCACTGTCGCGCCACCGCAGTAATCCTTCGAGCGCTTCAACTTTTCCTGTTTGAAGGTTCATTTGAGGCTGATACCACAGCATAAGCTCGCCAGCATTCACCGCTTGGCGTAAGCGCCGAATAATGTCTAAACGCTCTTTGGTGCGTGTTTCGTAGTCACTTTCAAACCATGCATGACGTAAATGCTCATTTCGTTTTGCTTGAGTTAATGCAATGCTGCATTGGTGCATGATGGATAAACCGTCATGATGCATTTCTGACAGGCGACACAGGCCAATTTTAATCCGCAGTGGCAAAAAATGAGTGCCAACGCTAAGAGGCTTGATGAACAGGTCGAGTAAACGTTTGGCGCTGATTAGTTGGCTTGGCCCCACAATGCCAAAGACGTCAGCATGAATGCGTGCATAAAATAAGTCACCACCACCCATTTCGGCTTCTAAGCGCATGGCAAATGCGCGTAAGGTGTCGTCGCCAAATTGTTGGCCTAAACTGCCATTGATGTCTGAAAAGTGGTCAATATCGATGAGAGCAAAGGTAATGTCAGGCGCTTGCTCTTCACAAAGGTTATCCAAGCGTTCCAGCATTTGATTGCGGTTGCCCAGTTGAGTCACTTCATCAACAAATGCGGTGTGATGCAGCTGTTTGAGTAGCACGATGTTTTCGTATGCAATTCGAATATGTTGGCAGTAACTCTGAATGAGGTGTCGGTCGGGTCGACTGATCGGCGTTGGCATTTTCAGGAATAACACCGAGGGCAGGCTGCAACTGTTGATGCTTATGCACAAGTGGTTGTCTTGGCTGATGACAACACCGTCAAACAAGCATTGTAAAACTTCATGCTGATGCTCATCGGGCAATTGATCGAGAAGGGTCTTGTTATCAAAATTCCCTAATCCAGCTACAACTTCAGGTAATCCCCATTGAACCACAAATAAAGCGTCGGCCTGCGCGCCCATTATCTGAGAAAGATGTTCAAGTGAGTATTGAGCAAATTGACTAAAGCCTAAATTTGAGTGATTCGAAGCTGCTCGACGAATCGCCATTTCCATACCGCTCAAGCTTTTGTCGAGTAGATTAATTTGCCGATATGATCGAATTGCAGTGGTAAGTGATGTGATCAGCCTATCTTGCGTTATTTCGGTTTTTGTTCGGTAATCATTAATGTCGTATTCATGAATAACGGTTTGTTCAGGGGCATAGCCGGGTTGGCCCGTTCGTAAGATAATGCGCGGTGCTGACATGGCTAATTGGTTACGAATGTAGTGCACTAATTCAAGGCCAGCATTATCACTTTCCATCACGACATCGAGCAATATCACGGCAAAATCATCATGCTGCATAAGCTTGTCGCGTGCTTCTTTGGCACTGTAAGCATGCTCAAACTCCAAATGACGCTCGAGTATGGTTTGATTATTGAGTGCTAAAAGTGTGACTTTATGAACTTCGTCATCATCATCTACAACGAGGATTCGCCATGAAGCTCGCTTTCTCTCATCAACCGGTTTTTTGTCTGGGTTGGGAGCAAACATGATTGGCATGTCTTGAGGATTTGATGGCGCCATAAGTACCGAGTTATTTCTATAAGGTCTTGATAATAACTATATGACAGGAGAGAAATGTTGCGCTTGGAAATGTAAAAAATGCGAGTTGGGGCAAATCGTTAAAAAGGCCGCTTGCCCCGTTCCCTGGCCCTGATGCGATGGAGCAAGCGGCAATCATCAGAAACTCGGTGAGTACAGGAGTTTCTAACTAGCTCAAAGCAAAAACAAAGCCATAACGTATTAAAATACAATTGTTGCATTTAATTTATTGATATTTATAAGGTAAATAGTTGCGCTAGAGGCGGAGAAAATTATTCTGGCAGTGCAGAGAGAGAAATAGGTGGGTGCTAATTGTACAGCAGTGGTGCGTGGAGTCTTGATTTTGGTGCGCAACCAATGAGTTGCGCACCAAAACAAGCTACTCCATATCCAGAGGCTCGGTCGACAGAACGACGCCGGTGCTATCTGCATATAAATGATCTTCGGGAAGAAATGTCACGCCACCGAAATTAATCGCTACGTCAACTTCGCCGTGCCCTTGGCTTTCTGAGCCGACAGGTATTGACGTTAAGGCTTGAATGCCTATTTCTAATTCTGCTAAGGCGTCAACATCGCGAGCGCAGCCATAGCAAACAATGCCTTCCCAGTCGTTTTCTAACGCTTGTTCAGCAATGTTGATATCAATTAAAGCCCGGCGCAAAGAACCTCCGCCATCAATGAGTAGGACTTTTCCAACTCCCGACTCTTGCACCATGTTTTGGATCAAACCATTGTCTTCAAAACATTTGATCGTGACAATTTGACCGCCAAACGACGATACGCCACCAAAGTTAGTGAACATCGGCTCGACTACATCGATGAGGTCGGCATAGGTATCGCACAATTCTGATGTGTTGTATTCCATTGTTCTTGTTCCGAAAATAGGCGCTAGTTGCAATTAGTATAAACCAGCAAAGGCAGGAAACCCATTGCTAGATCAAAGAGTCGATTAACAGACTAAATTTCAATAACCTGAGAGTGCAATTTGTTCTGTCAATGTGGTGTCAACAAGTTCATCCGAGCTGATACAGCGGGCCGCGACTTTTGTTCCCACTCGTAAACAATCTAACACTGATAACCCTTGCTGGTGGCCAAACAAATAACCCGCAAAGAATGCGTCGCCTGCCCCGTTGCAATCATTAATGAATAAGTCGGTCAGGGCTGATACTGCAAACCATTGGCCATCATGAGTGAGTGCAGATGCACCTCGTTTGCCATGTGTGCATACAACTAACTGTTTGCCCGCATCGACAAGGCTTTCCATCAGTGATCTGGGGTTATCGAGTTTGTCATCACTCATAAAAATGTAATCAGCAGCGGCAACAAAATCACTGTGATAGCTATTTTTGCCATCATAATCATGTAAGTCGCACCATACTGGTTTTCCCAGCTCGCGGGCATATGGGAGCAGTCGTCGGCAGTAGTTAATGATATTGATGACCACGTAATCGGCATGGCGCATTGCCCGAGCTAGGTGTTCAGGGTCTATGCCTGGAATGGGTGATGCGGAGTGGGTAAAAATACTAATTCGTCTGCCGTCGGCATCCATGAGATTAGTGTGCCGTTCGGTGCCATTTGGGTCGATATCAGTGAGGAGTTGAACGCCGGTTCGCTGGAAGCGTTGTTGAATTTTGTCACCCCATTCATCTTGGCCCAACACAACATGCAGCATGACATTGAATCCCAGCTTCTCAAGGTTCAGAGCCTTGCCCGCACCAGTGCCACCAACGGCTTCGTGATAGCGCTTGGCAAAAAGTGATTCGGGTTGGTTATGAGGCAGCACATCTAAATCGATAATGGCATCCCATGATGCTCCGCCTGCCACGAAAACGGATGTTTGTTCGGGTCGCATAGATGGCCCTAATGTCAAAGCAGATAGTGTTAAATCTAACAGGTATTTAGAGGTTCATAGCAATCTTTTAAACAATTCAATTGTGATTAAAATGTCGTCAATGTTTCACGGAACTGTCATATAAGGGTTCTAGGATTAATAGCGACACAGAACTGTATAGATTTTGAACATGTTGCAATCAATCCAGCGTGCTGACCACGCGTTATATGCAAGTATTACAGATCGAAAGTACGCCGCCAATATAGCTACGGTAGCTCGATGGGTGTCGCGTTCCGGAGATGGTCATCTATACCTTGTGCTTGGGGTGCTGGCGATGTTGCTTGATGGTCAACACGGAACCCAGTTTTTTATAGTGGCCCTCACTGCGTTTGCCTTTGAGTTGCCATTCTATTTTGTCATTAAAAACGTGTTTAAACGCAATCGTCCCTGCGAAGTACTACTGGCATTGCCTGCATTTGTAAAGCCTTCCGATAAGTTTAGCTTGCCCTCAGGCCACACCGCAGCTGCTTTTATAATGGCAACCGTTGTGGCTCAATTTTATCCAGATATAGCATCTTTGTGTTATGCCTGGGCCGCTTTAATTGGTGCCTCTCGAGTGTTACTCAGAGTGCATTTTCCAACCGATATCCTCTGTGGCTTTGCATTAGGTGCGAGTGCCGCTTGGATAAGTCTTGCGATGTGGGTTTAGTCCACTCCTTCCGTTTGAGATAAGAAGTAAATAGTTGATGCGAATTTTGTATGGCGTACAAGCAACGGGCAATGGCCATATTACCCGTGCTAGAGCAATGGCAACTGCATTTCAAAACACCGATATAAAAGTAGATTACTTATTCTCAGGGAGAGCTCCAGAAGAGCTCTTTAATATGGATTTGTTTGGTGATTATGAGGTGCGTGGAGGGCTGAGCTTTGCTACATCGCAAGGCCGAGTAAACCTGTTTAAAACCATGCAAGATTTGAATGCCCGTCAGTTGGTTAAAGATATTAAGCAACTCGATGTGAGTGGCTATGACTTGATTCTAAACGACTTTGAACCCGTGTCAGCCTGGGCTGCAAAATTGCAGAAAGTTCGTTGTATTGGATTGTCTCATCAGGCGGCGTTTAGTTTTCCAATTCCCAAAACTGGGCAAGACTTAGGCTCAAAAATTGTGATGAAATACTTTGCGCCTACTTCAGAGAAGGTGGGGGTGCATTGGCATCATTTTGGACATGCGATTTTACCGCCCATTATTAATGTTGATATGCAACGCTGTGCGCCCGTCAAAGGTAAAGTCATTGTATATCTGCCATTTGAATCGTTAGCTGATATTGCTCAGTTGCTGAAGTCTTATTCGCAGGTCGATTTCTATATTTATCATCCGGAAACCAAAGATGCTGACGTTGATCATTTGCATTACAGAGCATTAAACCGAGAGTCATTTGAAGCGAACCTACAAAACTGCGAGGGAGTGATAGCAAATGGCGGTTTTGAATTGCCGAGTGAATCTTTGTTTCTTGGCAAAAAAATTCTAGTGAAGCCTTTGGTACGCCAATTTGAGCAGGAATCAAATGTACTGACATTAGAGCAGCTGAATTTGGCTTCGACGATGCAAAAATTAGATGCTGATGTGGTGTCGTCTTGGTTGGAAAAGCCTGCTGCAGAACCCGTCAATTATCCCAATGTGGCTCAAATGCTTGCTCAATGGATTGCAGCAGGTGCCACTCGGCCCATGTCCGAAGTGGCTGACGAGTTATGGAGCCAAGTGCAATTTCCGCCCTACGCCACAGTAACATGTTAAAACCTTAGGCAGCGTTTACCACATTTTTAGTTTTTGACTATGTTTAATCTAATACATCTCTGGTTTCGCTGTGAGAGTTTGGATGACCATAAAACAACGGTTAATGCTTTTACTTGTTGTCAGTTCGATGACAATAGCCTTTTTGCTGGCCCTAGGTTGGTGGTATGACAACACGGCCGCTGAACAAAACCAATTCCAGCGCGAAGCTTCTGACTTACTGGTCACGCTGGATAAAATGGAAGCTTCGGTATTGCAGTTTCAACTTGATTTGGATGTTAAGCACCGAGACCGGTTTATCGCTTTGGATGGGCATTTTGATGCGACCCTAGAACGCATGAAAGCACATTCTAGCGCAGAGCTCATTGCTGAACTCGATCAACTTGAAATCATTGCTGATGTTTATGGAGAGGCATTTAACGAACTGGTTAAGTATCGAGAAATAGTCGGCTTATCATACAAGGATGGTTTGTCGGGAGAGTTACGAAAGCAGGCTCATCAAGCACAAGAATTATTATTTCAACAAAAAAATTACCGCCTGATGTACGACACACTCGAACTTAGGCGGAATGAAAAAGACTTCATGTTGCGCTTGGATCCTAAATACTTAGACACCTTTTCCGACAATATTTTTAATATTAAATCGTCGTTACGCACCAGTGGCCTGAGCATGGGTAACCAGTCTAACTTGTCACAATATTTGGATTTGTATGAAGAGGCGTTCACTAAATTAGTGGATGCGGAGAAAATAGTGGGGTTAACCGCAGATCAAGGTATTCGGGGCAATTTGGCCACCGAACAGCAAGCTGCAATTGAAAATGTAAATCGGGTGTCTCAGTTGATTAACGATTCAATTGACAACAGTCGTACCCAATTTGCCTTAATTGCTGTGATTATCGTGGCTATCTTGGTGTCAGTATCGTTAGCCCTGACGTTATGGATTAGTCAATCTATTCGGTCTCGAATCGTATCATTGCAAAGTTCTATGAGAGAAATCGTTCAGTCTAAAAACTTAACGATCCGAGCGGACGAAAGTGGCCGAGACGAAATTACTGAAATGGGAAGAGCGTTAAATGAGTTATTAGTGATGTTTCAGACGCTCGCATCAAGCGTGGCCAACTCCAGTCACATTCTTGATTCCGCGGTAGAGCGCTTATCGCAACAAGCCGATAACACTCATGAAGGCGCCGAACAGCAGTTGCAAGAAACAGAAATGG encodes the following:
- a CDS encoding transporter substrate-binding domain-containing protein; this encodes MGHTSGIKSLLHTLFIGLFAMVSAVTSVCAQDQQPPPKAFVTDKTVVIATRHAPPFSIKTDDGWQGISIELVRRVAANTDLKFEFKEMSIEEMLTATAQGDIQAAAAALTITAERERTVDFTHPYLSSGIGIAVVKSEDVGILDATKRFISPAFLKAVSALLFVLAVIGVLVWLAERRHNEEFNEAPVRGIAAGLWWSAVTMTTVGYGDKSPRTMGGRVVALVWMFASIIIISSFTAAIATSLTVNQLGQSIKGLDDLYDKKVMTLAQSTSADLLHDQLIRYSTADTVEDALQALADGEVSAVVYDIPILQYAVGNEFSEQLRVLPTVLARQDYGIALPPSTVAREVINQEILTVIDEPEWNNMMDVYLGRAK
- a CDS encoding SDR family NAD(P)-dependent oxidoreductase, encoding MSPKPVILMTGCSSGLGLALARQALKQSYAVIATARRVQDISIEPHENLLTLSLDVTQPNNIAHVMEQAASWRGQIDVLINNAGYGQMGALLDLSAEQLNQQLNTNVTAPIAMIKATLPLFPKRQGRVIQIGSVSAKLSTPFAGAYCGSKAALQIMSDALRMELSELGVSVCTVQLGAVASEFANNAQKGLLDAIPTHSKFSHLKHYIEARANASQQHPTAARDVAVKIIHSLNKPPTAYLKIANGSHALPLLALFPVKLTDWILKRKFGLN
- a CDS encoding EAL domain-containing response regulator is translated as MFAPNPDKKPVDERKRASWRILVVDDDDEVHKVTLLALNNQTILERHLEFEHAYSAKEARDKLMQHDDFAVILLDVVMESDNAGLELVHYIRNQLAMSAPRIILRTGQPGYAPEQTVIHEYDINDYRTKTEITQDRLITSLTTAIRSYRQINLLDKSLSGMEMAIRRAASNHSNLGFSQFAQYSLEHLSQIMGAQADALFVVQWGLPEVVAGLGNFDNKTLLDQLPDEHQHEVLQCLFDGVVISQDNHLCISINSCSLPSVLFLKMPTPISRPDRHLIQSYCQHIRIAYENIVLLKQLHHTAFVDEVTQLGNRNQMLERLDNLCEEQAPDITFALIDIDHFSDINGSLGQQFGDDTLRAFAMRLEAEMGGGDLFYARIHADVFGIVGPSQLISAKRLLDLFIKPLSVGTHFLPLRIKIGLCRLSEMHHDGLSIMHQCSIALTQAKRNEHLRHAWFESDYETRTKERLDIIRRLRQAVNAGELMLWYQPQMNLQTGKVEALEGLLRWRDSGRFVSPATFIPLAEYSGLINEIGSSVIDTACAQLKQFSEQEIDVRIAINISMQQFRKDDFSHNIHQQMAHHGIDPTKLELEVTESVVMDDPKSVINILEELQSLGVKVAIDDFGTGYSSLSYLKQLPLNAIKIDRAFVCEIEQPEVASIVEMIISLAARLGLTVIAEGIETPSQGVRLKSLGCHLGQGFLIAKPMPIEKIMEYLQSNPNCPFN
- the rraA gene encoding ribonuclease E activity regulator RraA yields the protein MEYNTSELCDTYADLIDVVEPMFTNFGGVSSFGGQIVTIKCFEDNGLIQNMVQESGVGKVLLIDGGGSLRRALIDINIAEQALENDWEGIVCYGCARDVDALAELEIGIQALTSIPVGSESQGHGEVDVAINFGGVTFLPEDHLYADSTGVVLSTEPLDME
- a CDS encoding carbohydrate kinase family protein, with translation MRPEQTSVFVAGGASWDAIIDLDVLPHNQPESLFAKRYHEAVGGTGAGKALNLEKLGFNVMLHVVLGQDEWGDKIQQRFQRTGVQLLTDIDPNGTERHTNLMDADGRRISIFTHSASPIPGIDPEHLARAMRHADYVVINIINYCRRLLPYARELGKPVWCDLHDYDGKNSYHSDFVAAADYIFMSDDKLDNPRSLMESLVDAGKQLVVCTHGKRGASALTHDGQWFAVSALTDLFINDCNGAGDAFFAGYLFGHQQGLSVLDCLRVGTKVAARCISSDELVDTTLTEQIALSGY
- a CDS encoding phosphatase PAP2 family protein — its product is MLQSIQRADHALYASITDRKYAANIATVARWVSRSGDGHLYLVLGVLAMLLDGQHGTQFFIVALTAFAFELPFYFVIKNVFKRNRPCEVLLALPAFVKPSDKFSLPSGHTAAAFIMATVVAQFYPDIASLCYAWAALIGASRVLLRVHFPTDILCGFALGASAAWISLAMWV
- a CDS encoding MJ1255/VC2487 family glycosyltransferase; the encoded protein is MRILYGVQATGNGHITRARAMATAFQNTDIKVDYLFSGRAPEELFNMDLFGDYEVRGGLSFATSQGRVNLFKTMQDLNARQLVKDIKQLDVSGYDLILNDFEPVSAWAAKLQKVRCIGLSHQAAFSFPIPKTGQDLGSKIVMKYFAPTSEKVGVHWHHFGHAILPPIINVDMQRCAPVKGKVIVYLPFESLADIAQLLKSYSQVDFYIYHPETKDADVDHLHYRALNRESFEANLQNCEGVIANGGFELPSESLFLGKKILVKPLVRQFEQESNVLTLEQLNLASTMQKLDADVVSSWLEKPAAEPVNYPNVAQMLAQWIAAGATRPMSEVADELWSQVQFPPYATVTC
- a CDS encoding methyl-accepting chemotaxis protein, translated to MTIKQRLMLLLVVSSMTIAFLLALGWWYDNTAAEQNQFQREASDLLVTLDKMEASVLQFQLDLDVKHRDRFIALDGHFDATLERMKAHSSAELIAELDQLEIIADVYGEAFNELVKYREIVGLSYKDGLSGELRKQAHQAQELLFQQKNYRLMYDTLELRRNEKDFMLRLDPKYLDTFSDNIFNIKSSLRTSGLSMGNQSNLSQYLDLYEEAFTKLVDAEKIVGLTADQGIRGNLATEQQAAIENVNRVSQLINDSIDNSRTQFALIAVIIVAILVSVSLALTLWISQSIRSRIVSLQSSMREIVQSKNLTIRADESGRDEITEMGRALNELLVMFQTLASSVANSSHILDSAVERLSQQADNTHEGAEQQLQETEMVATATTEMGQTVGEIARNTEQAAEYAGNTFKEASNGVQEVDNSVTHIQSLSEKLNHTTEVVNELAVQSDTIGAVVEVIKGIAEQTNLLALNAAIEAARAGELGRGFSVVADEVRSLANRTQESTEEISGIISTLQQSTKKITEMMQDCSQSGTESAELANEVGQILHRIVQAVSSILDMNTQIATATEQQSQVSQEVSQNVQRIRDIAGSTSANSEQSVSVAAEVSEQSSALKAQVSQFQVQ